In one Streptomyces sp. T12 genomic region, the following are encoded:
- a CDS encoding tetratricopeptide repeat protein translates to MSGAGPERYGDHVDFRGGTFHGPVLGKAPAPTALDALPAKAAGFTGRDTELARLLDALDPAAPGAPQAVLVTAVSGLGGIGKTALAVQAAHAARERGWFPGGTLFVDLHGYDDSPATADQALQSLLRALGVEPEHIPATADERAVFYRSMLAQRVRERGAVLVLADNASSSDQVRPLLPGDACHRVLVTSRDRLPQLAARLVPLAPLTAPAAYELLDLALRIADPDDSRVTDDAAAAERLAVLCGHLPLALEIAAALLVEDPGKPVGELVGELAESHDRLDHLDDGERNVRAGFDLSYRRLPASQARLLCLLALAPGPEVGDEVAAVLAGVDTPPAGDLRALARAHLVERGSGRRGWRMHDLVRAFGVGLVARDAELREEGEAARQRVLKFYDRWAYEADRQLRWSSGMPEPERFTDRAAALAWLDRERAGLVAAVQWGREERHVDDALWLAFHLTTYLRFGRYFGDLMTVATTAQEAAQRTGKGWFQAMSWETLGHALRETGRAEEAVAAHARARDLLKADGDREGQSIAWNNMGLALLAAGRAEEAIDAYTQALDLGRVDDPRSVGISLNNLANALRATGRAEEAIDAHTRGLELLGSVGDRPNEAVAWGALGHTMYQVGRTEEAIKAYGKSLEIYQELDDWYGVGRTLSHLAMAHKANGHPTRARTTYLQAADAYTRANAPTEAAEARADATALSEEPEPTDKPAQASPPAHKPASAQPSPPPPNAPDTAEP, encoded by the coding sequence ATGAGCGGGGCGGGCCCTGAGCGGTACGGGGATCATGTCGACTTCCGGGGCGGCACCTTTCACGGGCCGGTCCTCGGGAAGGCCCCCGCGCCCACCGCGCTGGACGCCCTGCCCGCCAAGGCGGCCGGCTTCACCGGGCGGGACACGGAACTGGCCCGTCTGCTGGACGCCCTCGACCCGGCCGCGCCCGGCGCACCGCAGGCCGTGCTCGTCACCGCCGTCTCCGGACTCGGAGGTATCGGGAAGACCGCGCTGGCGGTGCAGGCGGCGCACGCGGCCCGGGAGCGGGGCTGGTTCCCCGGCGGGACGCTCTTCGTGGACCTGCACGGCTACGACGACTCCCCGGCCACGGCCGACCAGGCCCTCCAGTCCCTGCTGCGGGCCCTCGGGGTCGAGCCGGAGCACATCCCGGCCACTGCGGACGAACGCGCGGTCTTCTACCGGTCGATGCTCGCCCAGCGGGTCAGGGAGCGAGGCGCGGTGCTGGTCCTGGCCGACAACGCCTCGTCGTCGGACCAGGTCCGCCCTCTCCTCCCGGGAGACGCCTGTCATCGGGTGCTGGTCACATCCCGCGACCGGCTGCCCCAACTCGCGGCGAGACTCGTTCCGCTGGCGCCGCTCACCGCCCCGGCCGCGTACGAACTCCTCGACCTGGCCCTGAGGATCGCCGATCCGGACGACAGCCGCGTCACCGATGATGCCGCAGCGGCCGAACGGCTTGCCGTCCTCTGCGGTCATCTGCCGCTGGCCTTGGAGATCGCGGCCGCGCTGTTGGTGGAGGACCCGGGAAAGCCGGTGGGCGAACTCGTCGGTGAACTCGCCGAGTCCCATGACCGTCTCGACCACCTCGACGACGGCGAGCGGAACGTCCGGGCCGGTTTCGACCTCTCCTACCGCCGCCTCCCGGCCTCCCAGGCCCGCTTGCTGTGCCTGCTCGCCCTGGCACCGGGGCCGGAGGTGGGCGATGAGGTGGCTGCCGTGCTGGCCGGGGTCGACACGCCCCCGGCAGGTGACCTGCGGGCACTGGCACGCGCGCATCTCGTGGAGCGGGGGAGCGGCAGGCGGGGGTGGCGGATGCATGACCTTGTGCGTGCGTTCGGGGTGGGTCTGGTGGCGAGGGACGCGGAGTTGCGGGAGGAGGGGGAGGCGGCGAGGCAGCGGGTGCTCAAGTTCTACGACCGGTGGGCCTATGAGGCCGATCGGCAGTTGCGCTGGTCGTCAGGGATGCCCGAGCCGGAGCGGTTCACGGACCGGGCGGCGGCGCTGGCGTGGCTGGACCGGGAGCGGGCGGGGCTGGTGGCGGCGGTGCAGTGGGGGCGGGAGGAGCGGCACGTGGACGACGCGTTGTGGCTCGCCTTCCACCTGACGACGTACCTGCGGTTCGGCCGGTACTTCGGGGACTTGATGACCGTCGCCACCACTGCCCAGGAGGCCGCTCAGCGCACGGGGAAAGGGTGGTTCCAGGCCATGTCCTGGGAGACCCTTGGCCACGCCCTGCGGGAGACGGGCCGGGCGGAGGAAGCGGTCGCCGCCCACGCCCGTGCCCGCGACCTGCTGAAGGCGGACGGAGACCGCGAGGGCCAGAGCATCGCGTGGAACAACATGGGGCTCGCCCTGCTGGCGGCGGGCCGGGCGGAGGAGGCGATCGACGCGTACACACAGGCCCTCGATCTCGGACGCGTCGATGACCCCCGAAGCGTGGGCATCTCGTTGAACAACCTCGCCAACGCGCTGCGGGCGACGGGCCGGGCGGAGGAAGCGATCGATGCGCACACGCGTGGACTGGAACTTCTCGGATCCGTCGGCGACCGCCCCAACGAGGCCGTCGCATGGGGCGCCCTCGGGCACACCATGTACCAAGTGGGCCGTACGGAAGAGGCGATCAAGGCTTACGGCAAAAGCCTGGAGATCTATCAGGAGCTGGACGACTGGTACGGGGTGGGCAGGACTCTCTCCCACTTGGCCATGGCTCACAAGGCGAACGGCCACCCCACCCGGGCCCGCACCACCTACCTCCAAGCCGCCGACGCCTATACCCGAGCCAACGCCCCCACCGAAGCAGCCGAAGCACGAGCCGACGCCACCGCCCTCAGCGAGGAGCCCGAACCCACCGATAAACCAGCTCAGGCCTCCCCACCTGCCCATAAACCGGCTTCCGCTCAGCCCTCCCCGCCTCCACCAAATGCTCCAGATACCGCCGAGCCGTGA
- a CDS encoding response regulator, translating into MTGPAEQAIRVLVVEDDPVAADAHVMYVGRVPGFVAVGKAHTGAEARRALERTPVDLLLLDLHLPDVHGLQLARSLRAAGHHADVIAVTSARDLAVVREGVSLGVVQYVLKPFTFATLRDRLVRYAEFHAAVGEASGQDEVDRALASLRAPSPAALPKGLSAPTLERVTGAVREAAEGLTAAGVAEAVGISRITARRYLEHLVEAGRAERKPVYGQVGRPELVYRWVRAPR; encoded by the coding sequence ATGACGGGGCCGGCCGAGCAGGCGATTCGCGTCCTGGTCGTGGAGGACGACCCGGTCGCGGCGGACGCGCACGTGATGTACGTGGGCCGGGTGCCGGGATTCGTCGCGGTCGGCAAGGCGCACACGGGCGCGGAGGCGCGGCGCGCGCTGGAGCGGACGCCGGTGGACCTGCTGTTGCTGGACCTGCACCTGCCGGATGTGCACGGGCTGCAACTGGCCCGGTCACTGCGGGCGGCCGGGCATCACGCCGACGTGATCGCGGTGACCTCGGCACGGGATCTGGCCGTGGTGCGCGAGGGGGTGTCGCTGGGGGTCGTGCAGTACGTACTGAAACCCTTCACGTTCGCGACCCTTCGGGATCGGCTGGTGCGGTACGCCGAGTTCCATGCGGCGGTGGGCGAGGCCAGCGGGCAGGACGAGGTGGACCGGGCGCTGGCTTCGCTGCGGGCGCCTTCGCCTGCGGCGCTGCCCAAGGGGTTGAGCGCGCCGACGCTGGAGCGGGTGACGGGGGCTGTGCGGGAGGCCGCGGAGGGGCTTACGGCGGCGGGGGTTGCGGAGGCCGTGGGGATTTCGCGGATCACGGCTCGGCGGTATCTGGAGCATTTGGTGGAGGCGGGGAGGGCTGAGCGGAAGCCGGTTTATGGGCAGGTGGGGAGGCCTGAGCTGGTTTATCGGTGGGTTCGGGCTCCTCGCTGA
- a CDS encoding sensor histidine kinase — protein sequence MRISVPRPRSLAGQLFAMQAVLIAVLVAGYAVFTYVSDRGQAEDAARRQAMAVAQSIADAPSVREAIRTPDPTADLQPYALRVQHHTGVDFVTIMNPQAIRWTHPDEDQIGQHFRGHTERALRGEPFTETYTGTLGASVRAVVPIYDGGTAPKDIVGLVSAGIRVEEISKRVQEQLTALLGVAAGALALGAIGTYVVNARLRRHTHGMNAAELSRMHDYHQAALHAVREGLLMLDGQYRVALINDGGRELLGVGGDVVGRSVADLGLPAPLTGALLASEPRVDEVHLTAQRVLVVNTSPVSGGERRGTVVTLRDVTELQSLMGELDSERGFTQALRSQAHEAANRLHTVVSLIELGRAEEAVEFATAELELAQALTDQVVAAVSEPVLAALLLGKTAQANERGVELVVSEDSRLDDNLLPPSLPARDLVTILGNLIDNAVDAAQGSVRGRVTVTAYTEGAELVLRVSDTGAGVDPAHVEVVFERGFSTKPAGPGGRGLGLALVRQAAHRHDGTLSVAEAAGGGAEFEVRLPLGEGVKHAPGAGASPGAELPPGAEPVPGGRPARQAEPVQGSEGAVVSRGDI from the coding sequence ATGCGCATCTCCGTCCCGAGGCCCCGCAGCCTGGCCGGCCAGCTCTTCGCCATGCAGGCCGTGCTGATAGCGGTGCTCGTCGCCGGGTACGCGGTGTTCACCTACGTCAGCGACCGCGGCCAGGCCGAGGACGCGGCGCGCCGCCAGGCCATGGCGGTGGCCCAGTCGATCGCCGACGCCCCGTCCGTACGGGAGGCGATCCGCACCCCCGATCCGACGGCCGACCTCCAGCCGTACGCGCTGCGCGTCCAGCACCACACCGGCGTCGACTTCGTCACGATCATGAACCCTCAGGCGATCCGCTGGACGCACCCCGACGAGGACCAGATCGGCCAGCACTTCCGCGGTCACACGGAGCGCGCCCTGCGAGGCGAGCCCTTCACCGAGACGTACACCGGCACCCTGGGCGCGTCCGTCCGCGCGGTCGTACCGATCTACGACGGGGGTACGGCCCCGAAGGACATCGTCGGGCTGGTCAGCGCGGGCATCAGGGTCGAGGAGATCAGCAAGCGGGTGCAGGAGCAGCTGACGGCCCTGCTCGGCGTGGCGGCGGGCGCGCTCGCCCTGGGCGCGATCGGCACGTACGTCGTCAACGCCCGCCTGCGCCGCCACACCCATGGCATGAACGCGGCCGAGCTGAGCCGGATGCACGACTACCACCAGGCCGCGCTGCACGCGGTGCGCGAGGGGCTGCTGATGCTGGACGGGCAGTACCGGGTGGCGCTGATCAATGACGGCGGGCGGGAACTGCTCGGGGTGGGCGGCGACGTGGTGGGGCGGTCGGTCGCGGACCTGGGCCTGCCCGCACCGCTGACCGGGGCGCTGCTGGCGTCCGAGCCACGGGTCGACGAGGTGCATCTGACGGCGCAACGCGTGCTGGTGGTGAACACGTCCCCCGTGTCGGGCGGCGAGCGGCGTGGCACGGTCGTCACGCTGCGGGACGTGACCGAACTCCAGTCCCTGATGGGCGAGCTGGACTCCGAACGGGGCTTCACCCAGGCGCTGCGGTCGCAGGCGCACGAGGCGGCGAATCGCCTCCACACGGTCGTCTCGCTGATCGAACTCGGACGCGCCGAGGAGGCGGTGGAGTTCGCGACGGCAGAACTGGAGCTCGCGCAGGCCCTGACGGACCAGGTGGTGGCCGCGGTGAGTGAGCCTGTGTTGGCGGCGCTGCTGCTGGGGAAGACGGCGCAGGCCAACGAGCGGGGCGTCGAACTCGTCGTATCGGAGGACAGCCGACTGGACGACAACCTGCTGCCGCCTTCCCTGCCGGCCCGGGATCTGGTGACGATCCTCGGCAATCTGATCGACAACGCCGTGGACGCCGCGCAGGGAAGCGTGCGGGGGCGGGTGACGGTGACGGCGTACACGGAGGGCGCGGAGCTGGTGCTGCGCGTGTCGGACACGGGGGCCGGGGTGGACCCCGCACACGTGGAAGTGGTGTTCGAACGCGGCTTCTCGACGAAGCCGGCCGGGCCGGGCGGGCGGGGGCTGGGGCTGGCGCTGGTACGGCAGGCGGCGCATCGGCACGACGGGACCCTGTCGGTGGCGGAGGCTGCCGGGGGTGGGGCGGAGTTCGAGGTGCGGTTGCCGCTGGGAGAGGGTGTGAAGCACGCGCCGGGTGCCGGGGCCTCGCCGGGCGCCGAACTCCCACCAGGTGCCGAACCCGTGCCGGGCGGCAGGCCCGCGCGACAGGCCGAGCCTGTGCAGGGTTCCGAGGGCGCCGTGGTTTCGAGAGGTGACATATGA
- a CDS encoding RNA polymerase sigma-70 factor, with amino-acid sequence MSDHATDAATEAFVAHRNLLFTVAYEMLGSAADAEDVLQETWLRWVEVDLEQVRDQRAYLVRITTRQSLNRLRTMTRRKEAYVGPWLPEPLLTAPDVAQDVELAESVSMALMLVLETLSPTERAVFVLREVFDVDYDEIAAAVDKSPAAVRQIAHRARRHVDARRPRAAVSASATRAALESFQHALATGDLQGFLDVLAPEVVLMSDGGGVKQAAPRPIVGADKVARFIVGGTGRLEATLTTGLTVVNGNPALVLRLDGEIDGVMAVRVEDSRITGLYYVRNPEKLTRVESETPLSLR; translated from the coding sequence ATGAGTGATCACGCCACCGATGCGGCGACCGAGGCCTTCGTCGCCCACCGCAACCTGCTCTTCACCGTCGCGTACGAGATGCTCGGCTCGGCGGCCGACGCCGAGGACGTCCTGCAGGAGACGTGGCTGCGGTGGGTCGAGGTCGACCTGGAGCAGGTGCGCGACCAGCGCGCCTACCTGGTCCGGATCACGACCCGCCAGTCGCTCAACCGGCTGCGCACGATGACCCGCCGCAAGGAGGCCTACGTCGGCCCCTGGCTGCCCGAGCCCCTGCTCACCGCGCCGGACGTGGCCCAGGACGTCGAGCTCGCGGAGAGCGTGTCGATGGCGCTGATGCTCGTCCTCGAAACACTCTCCCCGACCGAGCGCGCCGTCTTCGTGCTGCGCGAGGTCTTCGACGTCGACTACGACGAGATCGCGGCCGCCGTCGACAAGAGCCCCGCGGCCGTCCGCCAGATCGCGCACCGAGCCCGCCGGCACGTCGATGCCCGCCGCCCTCGCGCGGCGGTCTCCGCGAGCGCGACCCGGGCGGCCCTGGAGTCGTTCCAGCACGCGCTCGCCACCGGTGACCTGCAGGGCTTCCTCGACGTGCTCGCCCCCGAGGTCGTCCTGATGAGCGACGGCGGCGGCGTCAAGCAGGCCGCACCCCGGCCGATCGTCGGCGCCGACAAGGTGGCCCGGTTCATCGTCGGCGGCACGGGCAGGCTCGAAGCCACGCTCACCACCGGCCTCACCGTGGTCAACGGCAACCCGGCGCTCGTCCTGCGCCTGGACGGCGAGATCGACGGCGTCATGGCCGTGCGCGTCGAGGACTCCCGCATCACCGGCCTCTACTACGTCCGCAACCCGGAGAAGCTGACCCGCGTCGAATCGGAGACCCCGCTCAGCCTGCGATGA
- a CDS encoding NAD(P)/FAD-dependent oxidoreductase yields MTENSNVIVVGGGYAGVMAANRLTQRADVTVTLINPRSTFVHRIRLHQLVGGSDDAVVDYREVLAGDVRLMVDSVTRIDAAERSVTLATGGTVGYDHLIYAVGSGSADPGVPGAAEFAYPIAGLEEAQRLRPVLDAASAKAPVTVVGAGPTGIETATELAEAGRTVTLVCGGVLGPYLHPRGRRSVARRMAELGVTVLAGPDAKVTAVTRDAVRLSGGRTLPSEVTIWTAGFGVPDLAARSGLSTDALGRLLTDETLTSVDDPRIVAAGDSAAPSGLPLRMSCQAAIPLGARAADTVLSRIAGEQPSTLNQVFAGQCISLGRGAGIFQFAHRYDVALWFHIGGRPGARLKEFVCKGIVDHLAAESRKPGSYRLHRVSGGTKRQELLRATRGTAPAATADETPAAVEHVA; encoded by the coding sequence GTGACCGAGAACAGCAACGTCATCGTGGTCGGCGGCGGATACGCGGGCGTCATGGCGGCCAATCGCCTGACTCAGCGCGCCGACGTGACCGTGACCCTGATCAACCCGCGCTCGACCTTCGTGCACCGGATCCGCCTGCACCAGCTGGTGGGCGGGTCCGACGACGCGGTCGTCGACTACCGGGAGGTCCTGGCCGGGGACGTCCGGCTGATGGTCGACAGCGTGACGCGGATCGACGCGGCCGAGCGCAGCGTGACACTGGCGACCGGCGGCACGGTCGGCTACGACCACCTGATCTACGCGGTGGGCAGTGGCAGCGCCGACCCGGGCGTGCCCGGAGCGGCCGAGTTCGCCTACCCGATCGCCGGCCTGGAGGAGGCGCAGCGGCTGCGGCCGGTCCTGGACGCCGCGTCCGCGAAGGCCCCGGTGACGGTCGTCGGAGCCGGGCCGACCGGTATCGAGACGGCCACCGAGCTGGCGGAGGCCGGCCGTACCGTGACCCTGGTCTGCGGCGGGGTGCTCGGCCCGTATCTGCACCCGCGGGGGCGACGCTCGGTCGCCAGGCGGATGGCCGAACTCGGTGTGACCGTCCTCGCGGGCCCCGACGCGAAGGTGACGGCCGTGACCCGGGATGCCGTACGGCTCAGTGGCGGCCGTACGCTGCCGAGCGAGGTGACCATCTGGACCGCCGGCTTCGGCGTGCCGGACCTGGCCGCGCGCAGCGGGCTGAGCACCGACGCCCTGGGCCGCCTGCTCACCGACGAGACGCTGACCAGCGTGGACGACCCGCGCATCGTCGCGGCCGGGGACTCGGCGGCACCGTCGGGCCTGCCGTTGCGGATGAGCTGCCAGGCCGCGATACCGCTGGGCGCACGGGCCGCCGACACGGTGCTCAGCCGGATCGCGGGTGAGCAGCCCTCGACCCTCAACCAGGTGTTCGCCGGGCAGTGCATCAGCCTGGGCCGCGGCGCCGGCATCTTCCAGTTCGCCCACCGGTACGACGTCGCGCTGTGGTTCCACATCGGCGGCCGCCCCGGCGCGAGGCTCAAGGAGTTCGTCTGCAAGGGCATCGTCGATCATCTGGCCGCCGAGTCGCGCAAGCCCGGTTCCTACCGCTTGCACCGCGTCTCGGGAGGTACCAAGCGTCAGGAGCTGCTGCGGGCCACGCGCGGCACGGCCCCGGCCGCGACTGCGGACGAGACCCCGGCCGCCGTCGAACACGTGGCCTAA
- a CDS encoding cation:dicarboxylate symporter family transporter codes for MAAAKSPDTAPAAPVAKRDRTHYLYIAVIIAVALGITVGLVAPDFAVELKPIGAGFVNLIKMMISPIIFCTIVLGIGSVRKAAKVGAVGGIALGYFLVMSLVALGIGLVVGNILEPGTGLHITDAIKDAGHEQVDSEAKNTTEFLLSLIPTTMVSAFTSETVLQTLLIALLAGFALQAMGSAGQPILRGVEHIQRLVFRILAMVMWAAPVGAFGAIAAVTGSAGVDALKKLAILMLGFYATCFLFVFIVLGALLRIVAGLNILTLFKYLGREFLLILSTSSSESALPRLVAKMEHLGVSKPVVGITVPAGYSFNLDGTMIYMTMASLFIADAMGTPMSIGEQIPLLLFLLVASKGAAGVTGAGLATLAGGLQSHKPALVDGIGLIVGIDRFMSEARALTNFAGNAVATVLIGTWTKEIDRGRVDQVLAGQLPFDEATLQNDGHDAPAEASQQGDEKELAKA; via the coding sequence GTGGCCGCCGCCAAATCCCCCGATACGGCACCTGCCGCACCCGTCGCCAAGCGGGACCGCACGCACTACCTCTACATCGCGGTGATCATCGCGGTGGCCCTCGGTATCACCGTGGGCCTCGTCGCGCCCGACTTCGCGGTCGAGCTGAAGCCCATCGGAGCGGGCTTCGTGAACCTGATCAAGATGATGATCTCGCCGATCATCTTCTGCACGATCGTCCTGGGTATCGGCTCGGTACGGAAGGCCGCCAAGGTCGGTGCCGTCGGCGGTATCGCGCTGGGCTACTTCCTCGTGATGTCGCTGGTCGCCCTCGGTATCGGTCTCGTCGTCGGCAACATCCTGGAGCCGGGCACGGGTCTGCACATCACCGACGCCATCAAGGACGCCGGTCACGAGCAGGTCGACTCGGAGGCCAAGAACACCACCGAGTTCCTGCTCAGCCTCATCCCGACCACGATGGTCTCCGCCTTCACCTCGGAAACGGTCCTGCAGACCCTGCTCATCGCCCTGCTCGCCGGCTTCGCGCTGCAGGCCATGGGCTCGGCCGGACAGCCGATCCTGCGCGGCGTGGAGCACATCCAGCGGCTCGTCTTCCGCATCCTGGCCATGGTGATGTGGGCCGCCCCCGTCGGTGCCTTCGGCGCCATCGCCGCCGTCACCGGATCCGCCGGCGTCGACGCGCTCAAGAAGCTCGCCATCCTGATGCTCGGCTTCTACGCGACCTGCTTCCTCTTCGTCTTCATCGTGCTCGGCGCCCTGCTGCGCATCGTCGCCGGCCTCAACATCCTCACGCTCTTCAAGTACCTGGGCCGCGAGTTCCTGCTGATCCTGTCCACCTCCTCCTCCGAGTCCGCGCTGCCGCGCCTCGTCGCGAAGATGGAGCACCTGGGTGTCAGCAAGCCGGTGGTCGGCATCACCGTCCCGGCCGGCTACTCCTTCAACCTCGACGGCACCATGATCTACATGACCATGGCGTCCCTGTTCATCGCCGACGCCATGGGTACGCCGATGTCCATCGGTGAGCAGATCCCGCTGCTGCTCTTCCTGCTGGTCGCCTCCAAGGGCGCCGCCGGTGTCACCGGTGCGGGTCTGGCCACGCTGGCCGGTGGTCTGCAGTCGCACAAGCCGGCCCTGGTGGACGGCATCGGCCTCATCGTCGGTATCGACCGCTTCATGAGCGAGGCCCGTGCTCTGACGAACTTCGCGGGCAACGCCGTCGCCACCGTCCTGATCGGCACCTGGACCAAGGAGATCGACCGCGGGCGTGTCGACCAGGTGCTCGCCGGTCAGCTCCCGTTCGACGAGGCGACCCTCCAGAACGACGGCCACGACGCCCCGGCCGAGGCGTCGCAGCAGGGCGACGAGAAGGAACTCGCCAAGGCGTAG
- a CDS encoding NAD-dependent epimerase/dehydratase family protein: MRKAREVLVIGGNRYFGKRLIARLLLAGDRVTVLNRGSSAPPPGAVQLVADRGDEKSLTAALGSRTFDAVVDQVCYTPRQAQIARRVFTGRTRRYVLTSTVEVYEYEDSTAPVRETAVDPLGVAVDLELPWDDPEFLDVQYGEGKRQAEAVFAAGPEFPYTAVRVAHVLGGDDDFTGRMTHYASRIRAGAPITVPVVNHPATYIHVEEIADFLFWAVGQDFTGPVNAASHGLLTTEDLCDAISAHLPDGKAVFRHVEVGEVGEVSPLSFSRSYGMDNSRATRLGFRFTPARQWLPKAVAETLGKAG, from the coding sequence ATGCGCAAGGCACGAGAAGTACTGGTCATCGGCGGCAACCGCTATTTCGGCAAGCGGCTGATCGCGCGACTGCTGCTCGCCGGGGACCGGGTGACGGTACTCAATCGCGGATCGTCGGCGCCGCCGCCGGGCGCGGTCCAGCTCGTCGCCGACCGCGGCGACGAGAAGTCACTGACGGCGGCGCTGGGTTCACGGACGTTCGACGCCGTCGTCGACCAGGTCTGCTACACACCGCGCCAGGCCCAGATCGCCCGCCGGGTCTTCACCGGCCGCACCCGTCGTTACGTGCTGACGTCGACGGTGGAGGTGTACGAGTACGAGGACTCGACCGCCCCCGTGCGCGAGACGGCCGTGGATCCGCTGGGCGTGGCCGTCGACCTCGAACTCCCCTGGGACGACCCGGAGTTCCTCGACGTCCAGTACGGCGAGGGAAAGCGGCAGGCGGAGGCCGTCTTCGCCGCCGGCCCGGAGTTCCCGTACACGGCGGTGCGTGTCGCCCATGTGCTGGGCGGGGACGACGACTTCACGGGCCGCATGACGCACTACGCGAGCCGCATCCGCGCCGGTGCGCCGATCACCGTGCCGGTGGTGAACCACCCCGCGACGTACATCCACGTCGAGGAGATCGCCGACTTCCTGTTCTGGGCGGTGGGCCAGGACTTCACGGGGCCGGTCAACGCCGCCTCGCACGGCCTGCTGACCACCGAGGACCTGTGCGACGCGATCAGCGCGCACCTCCCGGACGGCAAGGCCGTCTTCCGGCACGTCGAGGTCGGCGAGGTGGGCGAGGTCTCCCCGCTGTCCTTCAGCCGCTCCTACGGCATGGACAACTCCCGTGCCACCCGGCTGGGTTTCCGCTTCACGCCCGCCCGGCAGTGGCTCCCGAAGGCCGTCGCCGAGACCCTCGGGAAGGCCGGCTGA
- a CDS encoding Lrp/AsnC family transcriptional regulator → MGDQASVPKEPRHLRPAADEISVAFDAVDRQILELLQTDGRIRLSELGRRVRLSPAAVTERVRRLEAAGAITGYGAHVAPARLGYGIQAFIRVNPHGGYTLKHPRTLELLDRPEIIEVHHVVGEDCWILKVAVEDTVHLEDVLEQTSALGRTTTSIVLSSPLRRKPLLPRLP, encoded by the coding sequence ATGGGAGATCAGGCCTCCGTGCCGAAAGAACCACGGCATCTGCGCCCGGCCGCCGACGAAATATCGGTGGCCTTCGACGCCGTGGACCGGCAGATCCTCGAACTGCTCCAGACCGACGGCCGGATCAGGCTCAGCGAGCTCGGCCGCCGCGTGCGACTCAGCCCGGCAGCCGTCACCGAGCGGGTACGGCGGCTGGAGGCGGCGGGCGCGATCACGGGATACGGCGCCCATGTCGCCCCCGCCCGGCTCGGCTACGGCATCCAGGCATTCATCCGGGTCAACCCGCACGGCGGCTACACCCTCAAGCACCCCCGCACCCTGGAGCTGCTCGACCGCCCGGAGATCATCGAGGTCCACCACGTGGTCGGCGAGGACTGCTGGATCCTCAAGGTCGCCGTCGAGGACACCGTCCACCTGGAGGACGTCCTCGAACAGACCTCGGCGCTGGGCCGTACGACGACGTCGATCGTGCTGTCCTCCCCGCTGCGCAGAAAGCCGCTCCTGCCGCGGTTGCCCTGA
- a CDS encoding MerR family transcriptional regulator, giving the protein MRIGELAARAGTTTRTLRYYESRGLLPARRSGNGYRTYDESDLKLLRQIRTLQDFGFDLEETRPFVECLRAGHPEGDTCPASLAVYRRKLDELDALIGELQAVRAKIGLRLALAEGEPPLCELGGQEL; this is encoded by the coding sequence ATGCGAATCGGCGAGCTGGCCGCACGGGCCGGGACCACGACGCGCACGTTGCGCTACTACGAGTCGCGAGGGCTGCTGCCCGCGCGGCGCAGCGGCAACGGCTACCGGACGTACGACGAGAGCGACCTGAAACTGCTCCGGCAGATCCGCACGCTCCAGGACTTCGGGTTCGACCTGGAGGAGACGCGGCCGTTCGTGGAGTGTCTGCGGGCCGGGCACCCGGAAGGCGACACGTGCCCCGCCTCGCTCGCGGTCTACCGGCGCAAGCTGGACGAACTCGACGCGCTGATCGGGGAGTTGCAGGCCGTGCGCGCCAAGATCGGCCTGCGGCTCGCGCTCGCCGAGGGGGAACCACCGTTGTGCGAACTGGGAGGGCAGGAGCTGTGA
- a CDS encoding co-chaperone YbbN — protein sequence MIKAAGVAEVTDEDFEAEVIGSELPVLVQFTAEWCGPCRQLAPVLSAIAGEEGDRLRIVQLDVDHNPGTTIAYGVLSTPTLMVFRGGEPVKSMVGARPKRRLLEELADVL from the coding sequence GTGATCAAGGCGGCGGGCGTGGCAGAGGTGACGGACGAGGACTTCGAAGCGGAGGTGATCGGCTCCGAACTGCCGGTGCTGGTGCAGTTCACGGCCGAGTGGTGCGGCCCGTGCCGCCAGCTCGCGCCGGTCCTGAGCGCCATCGCCGGCGAGGAGGGCGACCGGCTGAGGATCGTCCAGCTGGACGTGGACCACAATCCGGGCACCACGATCGCGTACGGCGTGCTGTCGACGCCGACGCTGATGGTGTTCCGGGGCGGTGAGCCCGTGAAGTCGATGGTGGGGGCACGGCCCAAGCGCAGGCTCCTGGAGGAGCTCGCCGACGTGCTGTGA